One Primulina tabacum isolate GXHZ01 chromosome 10, ASM2559414v2, whole genome shotgun sequence DNA segment encodes these proteins:
- the LOC142504829 gene encoding protein PLASTID MOVEMENT IMPAIRED 2-like: MAKNSSPRIQEPISRAKTQKREGKKPKIAKASAAERITGDSQYAKVVADLKSMKQELNNLKLDMAFVLQEKRRVEQETDSSLLNMVIHANSLETIRREIEETNEEHVLVELAKIEAIKEYGEIEVQRKEKNERFLKRREVTRNKMKKMAREIENARKLENKLAVTLSDINLLDNGLKKIKEMVKRTERNESSKFSCLLDSVTKELEAAKKELDAIREGGFQLKASMNVVRNELKQAMEETLQQKKKERITEMLMQNLYLKLLRAKAKLEAKSTAENKAKTKVSNLSLTLERLKSESEASKNDLSHVSEKTAIIRQELVKTDTEIDLAEGKLEEASQELEAVKSSELIALENLRAQIEITKGNRASTTQHSSKITISKFEYEYLIRHADTAKEIADKKVAAAHAWIEALKASEKENIITAELSRRETRELKVEEEHKVPDAVITFSSKTTNQIFEMTPAKKAKTRRASYPMGRRTFRPKSFALRRRKDISPTTSPVL; encoded by the coding sequence ATGGCGAAAAATTCGAGTCCAAGAATCCAAGAACCGATCTCAAGAGCCAAAACACAAAAACGAGAGGGCAAGAAGCCAAAGATCGCAAAAGCAAGTGCAGCAGAACGGATAACTGGAGATTCTCAGTATGCCAAAGTGGTGGCAGATTTAAAGTCTATGAAACAAGAACTGAATAATCTTAAGCTGGATATGGCTTTTGTTTTGCAAGAAAAAAGACGGGTTGAGCAGGAAACAGACTCTTCTCTTTTGAATATGGTAATCCATGCGAATTCCTTAGAAACAATTAGAAGAGAGATTGAGGAAACTAATGAAGAGCATGTGTTAGTTGAGTTGGCTAAAATTGAGGCCATCAAGGAATATGGAGAGATTGAAgttcaaagaaaagaaaagaatgaaCGATTCTTGAAAAGGAGGGAGGTGACTCGgaataaaatgaagaaaatgGCTCGAGAAATAGAAAATGCAAGAAAATTGGAGAACAAGCTGGCTGTTACATTATCAGATATCAATCTGTTAGACAATGGATTGAAAAAAATCAAGGAGATGGTGAAAAGAACAGAAAGAAATGAAAGCTCGAAATTCTCGTGTTTGTTAGATTCTGTCACAAAAGAGTTGGAGGCGGCAAAGAAAGAATTGGATGCAATTAGAGAGGGTGGCTTTCAGTTAAAGGCTTCCATGAACGTCGTTCGGAATGAGCTTAAGCAAGCTATGGAAGAGACTTTGCAACAAAAGAAGAAAGAACGAATAACAGAAATGTTAATGCAGAATCTCTACTTAAAGCTTCTTAGAGCTAAAGCTAAACTGGAAGCAAAATCTACTGCAGAAAACAAGGCCAAAACCAAGGTGTCGAATCTATCACTTACCCTTGAACGATTGAAATCTGAATCTGAAGCATCAAAGAACGATCTGTCCCACGTCAGCGAAAAAACTGCAATAATCAGACAAGAACTTGTAAAAACTGATACTGAGATAGACTTAGCAGAGGGAAAATTAGAAGAGGCATCGCAAGAACTTGAAGCCGTTAAATCATCAGAGCTGATAGCCCTCGAGAATTTAAGAGCGCAAATTGAGATTACAAAGGGAAATAGAGCTTCAACTACTCAGCATAGCTCAAAAATCACCATTTCCAAATTTGAATATGAGTACCTCATCAGGCATGCAGACACAGCCAAGGAGATCGCGGACAAAAAGGTCGCTGCTGCTCATGCTTGGATTGAAGCTCTGAAAGCAAGTGAGAAAGAAAATATAATTACAGCTGAGCTATCACGAAGAGAAACAAGGGAGCTAAAAGTTGAGGAAGAACACAAGGTTCCCGATGCTGTGATCACATTTTCAAGCAAAACCACGAATCAGATCTTTGAAATGACACCTGCAAAAAAAGCAAAGACTCGAAGAGCATCATATCCCATGGGTCGCCGTACATTCAGACCGAAATCTTTTGCCTTGAGGAGGAGAAAAGATATCTCGCCAACTACATCCCCAGTTCTGTAA